The following are encoded in a window of Colletotrichum lupini chromosome 3, complete sequence genomic DNA:
- a CDS encoding MFS transporter, metabolite:H+ symporter has product MAPDKKDVEDTPPVEKTATGISHSKGEVEMISENVIDMRGIDSGVSEVYRRKVAVMNQALVDISMGSFQWKVFAMTGFGWFVDNFWMQAITIISPPVRNEFHVKRIAFLTLAKYAGLVVGSSVWPMTADIIGRRLAFNITLLISSVSGLIGAGSPNFVALAIFTAFIGIGTGGNQPVDSAIFLEYIPATHQYLLTMQSAFWSVGQAVAALVSWPLIANYSCDPKSEAGCTYSNNLGWRYTYWTFGGITLTMFLLRLFFRVYETPKFLLSRGLDQQAVDTIQKIAARDGKTSWLTVSRFESIDAELNATRTETTAPDNTNKDIIKRSLHKLSLSKIRVLFSSPRMALSTTLMIFLWCSIGMAYPLYNSFIPIYLENKGVTSGAKSTNDVYRNYAIQAVCGIPASLLGSFTVDLKGIGRKGTGTIACLSTGVFLFLFTRATTQAGVLGFSCAIAFFQNLVYGLLYSYTPELFPAPVRGTANGLVALFNRLSGLIAPIIAAYVGIDNDYPVWVSAALFILAGLIFLVLPYETRGRAAA; this is encoded by the exons ATGGCGCCTGACAAGAAAGATGTTGAAGACACACCGCCCGTCGAGAAAACTGCCACCGGCATCTCCCACTCCAAGGGAGAAGTCGAGATGATTAGCGAAAACGTAATTGATATGCGAGGTATCGATTCCGGCGTCAGCGAAGTCTATCGACGAAAGGTCGCTGTTATGAACCAAGCTTTGGTAGACATCAGCATGGGCAGCTTCCAATGGAAGGTATTTGCCATGACTGGATTCGGATGGTTTGTGGATAAT TTCTGGATGCAGGCGATCACTATCATCAGTCCCCCCGTTCGAAACGAATTCCACGTAAAGCGCATTGCTTTTCTTACCCTCGCCAAATATGCCGGTCTCGTCGTTGGTTCCTCCGTCTGGCCCATGACAGCCGACATCATCGGCCGCCGCTTGGCTTTCAACATCACCCTGCTTATTTCCTCAGTCAGCGGCTTGATCGGGGCTGGAAGTCCCAACTTCGTAGCCCTTGCTATCTTCACTGCCTTCATTGGCATAGGTACCGGCGGCAACCAACCCGTCGATAGCGCTATCTTTCTGGAGTACATCCCTGCTACTCACCAGTACCTCCTTACAATGCAATCTGCTTTCTGGTCAGTTGGTCAGGCAGTAGCAGCTTTGGTTTCCTGGCCGCTCATCGCCAATTACTCATGCGATCCAAAGTCCGAGGCTGGCTGCACATACAGCAACAACTTGGGCTGGCGCTACACCTACTGGACTTTCGGTGGTATTACTCTCACCATGTTCCTTCTTCGACTCTTCTTTCGAGTATACGAGACTCCCAAGTTCCTTCTCAGCAGGGGTCTAGATCAGCAGGCTGTTGATACTATTCAGAAGATTGCCGCCAGAGATGGGAAGACCTCGTGGCTCACTGTGTCCCGCTTCGAGTCTATTGACGCTGAACTGAATGCTACCCGCACGGAGACTACTGCGCCAGACAATACCAACAAGGACATCATCAAGAGAAGTTTGCACAAGCTTTCACTTAGCAAAATTCGTGTCCTCTTCTCCAGCCCTCGTATGGCCCTTTCTACAACTTTGATGATCTTCCTCTGGTGTTCTATTGGGATGGCCTATCCGCTCTACAATTCGTTTATCCCTATCTATCTTGAGAACAAGGGCGTTACTTCAGGTGCCAAATCCACTAACGATGTGTACCGGAATTATGCCATTCAGGCTGTCTGCGGTATCCCAGCTTCGCTCCTTGGCAGTTTCACTGTCGACCTGAAGGGTATTGGCCGAAAGGGTACTGGAACGATCGCTTGCTTGTCAACTGGTGTCTTCCTGTTCCTGTTTACCCGCGCCACTACCCAGGCTGGTGTTCTAGGCTTTTCATGCGCTATTGCCTTCTTTCAGAATCTGGTATACGGACTCCTGTACTCTTACACTCCAGAACTCTTTCCTGCTCCAGTTCGTGGTACTGCCAATGGCTTAGTAGCCCTGTTCAACCGCCTGAGTGGTCTCATTGCTCCTATCATTGCGGCGTATGTTGGCATTGACAATGACTACCCCGTCTGGGTTTCGGCAGCCTTGTTTATTTTGGCTGGTCTAATCTTTTTAGTCCTGCCCTATGAGACCCGAGGTCGCGCTGCGGCTTAA